A stretch of Brassica napus cultivar Da-Ae chromosome C6, Da-Ae, whole genome shotgun sequence DNA encodes these proteins:
- the LOC106382084 gene encoding zinc finger CCCH domain-containing protein 38: MSGSGRKRVSKWDAKQEDIQNGNDYVEKSGSYHRDKDPVHAGFYPEGNGRNGSRRSVPDDDDDGERLKSRQHPGEAWPSRGRLSHEEGDDAMMSYYDTRKSSEQDESRQPYWDRPRTRRSGSRSNSRSMSRSRSRSRSPLQRVRRDGRESYDRHKTRDNDGRYSRAGDYDWEAKNRDTKYYNEDSREQYPLRRSDYPEDHSNSRRETSDPILRSHRDRRDVPEREYNRVSNVPCRYFPLGNCRNGTSCRFSHHGARRSLERKPQDQMFSRHDSCGTTERMRNSHRWNERSDTGKSNEGSKGDNNNNNGSWIGDMEMSPDWNYGVKTLKNPLKEEHGVVKDTLAPAYEHGSAAISHSHHGFSNNNIANTAPPVQVFNQNIENHSAVPYQSTPLAVGGSQVLPPPPPAVTTTHLPENGIAQNTVSREQLNHISNISASLAQFFGNGQPIPQLQSTLNPKQAMQVPEVYGKEEQSSHAQSDLLNSIQTGVVPALQILNSDTLISLAGNPKASFDEDRDKKIDEEASKEPDVRKTEQEGGEETGKDAEEEEEEDENSKKEKDPKGMKAFKFALVEIVKELLKPAWKEGGMNKDAYKNIVKKAVDKVTGAIQTGNIPQTQEKIDHYLSASKPKLTKLVQAYISKVKKS; the protein is encoded by the exons ATGAGTGGATCTGGGAGGAAACGTGTTTCGAAATGGGACGCCAAGCAAGAAGACATTCAGAATGGAAACGATTACGTTGAGAAGTCAGGTTCTTATCACCGTGACAAAGATCCTGTGCATGCAGGCTTCTATCCAGAGGGTAATGGTAGAAATGGAAGCAGGAGATCTGTtcctgatgatgatgacgacggCGAGCGTCTGAAATCTAGACAACATCCAGGAGAAGCTTGGCCTTCCAGAGGCAGACTTTCGCATGAAGAAGGTGATGACGCCATGATGAGTTACTATGATACTAGAAAGTCTTCTGAACAGGATGAAAGTAGGCAACCGTATTGGGACAGGCCTAGAACCCGTAG GAGCGGAAGTAGAAGTAACAGCAGGAGCATGAGCCGTAGCCGTAGCCGTAGCAGAAGTCCATTGCAGAGAGTAAGGCGAGATGGAAGAGAATCCTATGACAGACACAAGACGAGAGATAATGATGGTCGATACAGTAGAGCTGGTGACTATGATTGGGAAGCTAAGAATAGAGATACTAAATACTATAATGAAGATTCACGAGAACAGTATCCCTTGAGGAGGTCTGATTATCCAGAGGATCATAGTAACTCAAGAAGAGAAACATCAGATCCTATCTTGAGAAGCCACAGAGACAGAAGGGATGTTCCCGAGAGAGAATACAACAGGGTCTCCAATGTTCCGTGCAGGTACTTTCCGCTAGGGAACTGTCGTAATGGCACAAGTTGCAGATTCTCTCACCATGGTGCGAGGAGAAGTCTTGAGAGAAAGCCGCAAGACCAGATGTTTAGTAGACATGACAGTTGTGGCACAACAGAGAGGATGCGGAACAGTCATAGATGGAACGAAAGGTCAGATACAGGGAAGTCTAATGAGGGATCTAAGggtgataataataataataatggtaGCTGGATTGGTGATATGGAGATGTCTCCAGATTGGAACTATGGAGTTAAAACTTTAAAGAATCCTCTGAAGGAAGAGCATGGTGTAGTTAAAGATACTTTAGCACCTGCTTATGAGCATGGTTCTGCAGCTATATCTCATTCGCATCATGGTTTCAGTAATAACAACATCGCTAACACAGCTCCTCCAGTGCAAGTATTCAATCAGAACATTGAGAATCATAGTGCAGTGCCTTACCAAAGCACACCACTAGCTGTTGGAGGAAGTCAAGTGCTGCCGCCACCTCCTCCTGCTGTTACTACTACACATCTTCCTGAGAATGGAATTGCTCAAAACACTGTGAGTAGGGAACAACTTAATCATATTAGTAACATCTCAGCATCTCTAGCACAGTTTTTCGGAAACGGGCAGCCGATTCCGCAGCTTCAATCTACTTTGAACCCAAAACAGGCAATGCAGGTGCCTGAAGTGTATGGGAAAGAGGAACAGTCTTCACATGCTCAAAGTGACCTCCTTAACTCCATTCAGACCGGAGTAGTTCCTGCTTTACAGATACTCAACAGCGACACTTTGATCTCATTAGCTGGAAATCCAAAGGCTTCTTTTGATGAAGACAGGGACAAAAAGATAGACGAAGAAGCCAGCAAAGAGCCAGATGTGAGAAAGACTGAACaagaaggaggagaagagaCCGGGAAGGAtgctgaggaagaagaagaagaagatgaaaacagCAAGAAAGAAAAGGATCCAAAGGGAATGAAAGCGTTTAAGTTCGCTCTGGTGGAGATTGTTAAGGAGCTTCTAAAACCTGCTTGGAAAGAAGGTGGGATGAATAAGGATGCTTACAAAAACATAGTCAAGAAGGCAGTTGACAAAGTTACAGGCGCAATTCAAACCGGAAACATTCCTCAGACACAAGAGAAGATAGACCATTATCTATCAGCTTCAAAACCAAAGCTTACCAAGCTTGTCCAG GCATATATTAGCAAAGTGAAGAAGAGCTAA
- the LOC125588290 gene encoding secreted RxLR effector protein 161-like, which produces MDGCNSAQVPMDMNLKLSKAIEENSIDEKKYRRSIGCLRYLIHTRPDLSYSIGVLSRYMVDPKRSHDAALKHVLRYLRGTLSHGLTYKRASKTKLLGYSDSSLDVDVDDGRSITGHMFYLEESHITWCSQKQEIVAFSSCEAEFMAATETAKQAIWLQELLSEITGDECEKVIIRVDNKSAISLTKNPVFHGRS; this is translated from the coding sequence ATGGATGGATGTAACTCTGCTCAAGTACCAATGGACATGAACCTGAAGCTTTCAAAGGCAATTGAAGAGAACTCTATCGACGAGAAGAAGTATAGAAGGAGTATTGGTTGTTTGCGCTATCTGATACACACACGCCCTGATCTGTCATACAGCATTGGGGTGTTGAGTAGATACATGGTCGACCCAAAAAGGTCTCACGATGCTGCATTGAAGCATGTTCTGAGGTATTTACGTGGGACGCTTTCACATGGCCTTACCTATAAGCGAGCAAGCAAGACAAAGCTACTAGGATACAGCGACAGTTCATTGGACGTAGATGTTGATGACGGTAGAAGCATAACAGGTCACATGTTCTATCTTGAGGAAAGTCATATTACTTGGTGTTCACAAAAGCAAGAGATAGTGGCATTTTCATCTTGTGAAGCTGAGTTCATGGCAGCCACTGAAACAGCAAAGCAGGCAATATGGCTCCAAGAACTTCTAAGTGAGATCACCGGCGACGAGTGTGAGAAAGTGATCATACGGGTAGATAACAAGTCTGCGATATCACTCACCAAGAATCCTGTTTTTCATGGACGCTCCTAG